From the Fulvia fulva chromosome 2, complete sequence genome, one window contains:
- a CDS encoding Serine/threonine-protein kinase tel1 has translation MPRPPPAEVMLDEAIENISSSTVTTRKQGLADLKRILRLDSNDSRIRDLHEKTKLTLFQSLFQAAINDQSAYVKAKTPTLKSTTANRLSDIASALRLTAEVCVRSLTIKLVKAIIDHITESIYLQAGDLCEPLALDYAKTLRVVLSYQPHVEHLTKEWQGIVVACIGYLQDANSVAADPNGLDHGSTAGTINGSSYLSSRSINRESAGSQESRSVLRVVAEEAVSCLQLLTAAPNAPVKKMAHELMAALIDYLKTSSYTSRAHVEAFTAVNHVLSWTRIEDVKLTQEVTVQLMRLVRQLWSGKSHALEQMLITLLLLRPYILNGMCQESAISLRPELIGLIDAIQNEYQERDAKKQLGLGQLRLQFSATDSPASDEICTPLLTLRCVDANAESYWLIIYLLASFYNVMIGTTPLDADPDYETNHDSEADLNTRPRKRRRREDSLEALIEEASRGSPSSRTRALQVLTFLAQQKAFTPSQLRTIIGNISSSCSEEAGTVSSWALLAMAACASQAAATDDALGPHWLAAWQIASRSLSNASTCRSASFTLSVMLQLRLVPNDNIIELIQLLTLTMDINGPTLMADSVSLLLSRSLTAVQHVQPGAYAKAAESMALWLSQNFNPAKFDNKPYAAISSSWDASDVVALIASCLHQRTHQTQAPGFKVWHAPGRAWLLCQKHNDLVAYLLLSSSKDTSVTNPSLTATSPGPVAISTQLAYENAILKYLTAELIGANSKWAAGNASRSGFQLSRDQSVMLMKVCIALCCVSSCLTFRDLRGQQELKKEAYTLLESLQDYMSKASQDDTKMHDWLSTLSTAFCGLGTCDSNHEYQPPACERIVCRALVGSTHKQQHSSSHDFDDDDMDFEDSSNTQDSRQGKILAGAIELANDYDGTYSETAMRSNVVLYATAINAQDQSPSATAISAAVADFLLAQPDVSVLSSRVAITLLPKIGVTLNAADSERLLAYFMDQWANSYPHRRSEVALGTMLDVMSSLMTAWTDPSNKALHGLGVDIYDWFTMAVSVGFLSSNTQVKLASLLLELCHTDSEFGQTDNATSVRTNLFSTLSKGRIALQWSLAGRISTIFGLFVLSTHPAMFKDLRDSLSDDTEWLEGIAMRLLFLSKLAAAWHTLRRECVYALFETAGLVPHALEHTAHCLGELASKLPAKTPRKLFTMFAPQLLHSWLGTEHSITQLPFAAFQYTSLTDLLVSNQTEACAQILVRKSEEGMNIMTKALKLMPPGVIKGNFAKCAAYAISYDVLEPSNGPTTSEHDNRLKEIISKEDYRTYISQQFPTVLGYLYLHMQQDDPNDTWLVKSADFGQAAAALAEMKQYSYSKRMLPVPQQPSFRAKLLPNQIQRVCKRVGLQPTAPWTASSLTLAIRMLLDNIDETMGPLHFCIMIRRLRILVCMAGEVALAEFPLELLLHSLRPFVSDSECADDTMGILQYLMHRGRHYLEKHVRLLTGTTMLLILQMSRHARSKQSSTTQETQHANTVQKMQDFQRWLVRFLSETTNEPGTVAIDTGLTTALAQLQLPGNARAGSPENFILLFILKGWSSSTSQLSDTDAIEALRLLSEGFAPPPIVSDDCLGVDHEAVAYAQQLWECTQRLPANDHFRAWASGVLGRAFASTGTAPVVRRHGEVAIREKVDLSVARGTGISQATIVEHLNNLLFSKSRLEAGLADHTLRCLYQCPTDNGDNGDEAVALDNMLPSTIHAVVANGDYGYEPASATASIKIVVDQKLLRHVLGQWQSETLESWAINLVTTLSHWALVVPIVSTLTSIVQNVNGLAISLLPSIIHILLVKESDTGILRQELSATIAECLSETAEAMHSKQQFFLRVLLYLKSQPYLNETTKIDRLQWLDIDWSLAASAGSRCNMPTGALLLAEFAAPVPDANRRASARHSVSLLPQAKVSEDLLISLYQQLEEPDSFYGVQQTASLDSVLNRLDHEADGFRSLMFRSARMDSHMRSSHRLVDNDAIGMARSLSALNFNGLALALLKSGVGVSGTASDDILSAARTLQQWDITPPDTLNSDSATTFKVFQALSRASDARQADGILRSAVVDHAQSGFAGGSSMMPPKSWFHVLAMLTESHELITSADQTAMVARWRLIQARQDWMQMARYEDVKPLLSNRQTLFGMLCQNTMLQTALHLTKRQCHAFEAEALLDVSKFGREYSKIQDSISATSALDGMIEKYTATKLSVQAVVKSETASVLWDAGETSASIRMLRDTLTMADMEKQDIAVGRAGLLAQLGHCLAEARLEKPEDIMSNHLKPAIAHLKSRTEGSEAGDVFHEFAKFCDQELQSPSNRENLSRITKLRQGKQEEVDAIKLAIRNAKRTGEDRTTLNRSLRASQQWLDIDTHEETRLRNDRDKYIQQSLQNYLLALHASDEHDICVLRFFALWLENADDKEANGVVLKYLPDVASWKLVLLMNQLMSRLENEPSTFQKALQALLLRIFTEHPHHSLHHLFAASSIKPAATDTAMTSRFEAARAINSIMETRPAQKALNDRIFRADRYYKVLSELKPERSGKFRVKDYKEAYRVTTTVPTMLVPPATISVTLRPSGDYKDLPIITRFDSYGSVLGGVSQPKMLTATTSDGKEYKEIYKSGDDDLRQDAIMEQVFEEVSKMLRNHKVTRQRDLKVRTYKVVPLTTRCGVIEFVANSTPINDYLRAAHKRYYPSDYTDHKAREIINSVAGSGNDTRVKEFRKICDHMHPVMRHFFFEKFDDPDEWFEKRTAYTRTTASISILGYILGLGDRHCSNILLDTKTGECVHIDLGVAFEAGRVLPIPEMVPFRLTRDVADGMGVTGVEGVFRRCCEFTMDAVREDKDSIMTLLNVLRYDPLYNWSVSPLRAKRMQEAQETARRGGLEHENTSKKRESEAGEADRALAIVEKKLEKTLSTPAAVNELIQQATDEKNLATLFNGWAAFF, from the exons ATGCCGCGACCTCCTCCCGCCGAGGTGATGCTAGATGAAGCAATCG AGAACATCTCGTCCAGCACTGTGACGACTCGGAAGCAGGGCCTGGCTGATCTGAAGCGCATTCTTCGACTTGACTCCAACGACTCTCGCATACGAGACTTGCACGAGAAGACGAAACTTACGCTCTTCCAGTCTCTATTCCAGGCCGCCATCAATGATCAGTCCGCCTACGTCAAGGCAAAGACCCCGACGCTCAAGTCTACAACCGCCAACCGTCTGAGCGATATTGCCAGCGCCCTTCGACTGACAGCAGAGGTTTGCGTCAGGTCTTTGACCATCAAGCTTGTCAAAGCAATTATCGATCACATCACCGAATCGATCTACCTGCAGGCGGGAGATCTTTGCGAGCCGTTAGCACTGGACTATGCCAAAACGCTTCGTGTCGTATTGAGCTATCAACCTCATGTTGAACATCTCACCAAAGAATGGCAAGGCATAGTTGTTGCCTGCATCGGCTACCTACAGGACGCCAACTCCGTGGCAGCTGACCCCAATGGACTGGACCATGGCTCCACTGCTGGTACAATCAATGGCTCGAGCTACCTCTCCTCGAGATCCATCAACAGAGAATCTGCGGGTTCGCAGGAGTCACGATCGGTTCTCAGAGTGGTAGCCGAGGAGGCTGTCTCGTGTCTCCAGCTCCTTACTGCAGCTCCCAATGCTCCGGTGAAGAAAATGGCTCACGAGTTGATGGCCGCTCTCATTGATTATCTGAAGACCAGCAGCTACACTTCCAGGGCCCATGTGGAAGCCTTCACTGCTGTCAATCATGTTCTGTCCTGGACGAGGATCGAAGACGTCAAGCTGACACAGGAAGTCACGGTACAACTGATGCGTTTAGTGCGGCAGCTGTGGTCTGGCAAATCTCATGCTTTAGAACAAATGCTGATCACGCTTCTCCTGTTGCGACCTTATATCTTGAATGGCATGTGCCAGGAATCTGCGATCTCTCTGCGCCCGGAACTTATCGGTTTGATCGACGCCATACAGAACGAGTACCAGGAACGAGACGCCAAGAAACAATTGGGGCTTGGGCAGTTGCGTTTGCAGTTCAGTGCCACCGACAGTCCAGCCAGTGACGAGATCTGCACACCGCTGCTCACGCTACGTTGCGTAGATGCAAATGCCGAATCATACTGGTTGATAATTTACCTGCTGGCATCCTTCTACAACGTCATGATAGGGACTACTCCACTCGATGCTGATCCGGACTACGAAACGAATCACGATTCCGAGGCGGATCTTAACACCAGACCGAGAAAGCGGCGGCGACGAGAAGACAGCCTAGAAGCGCTAATCGAGGAGGCATCTCGAGGTTCGCCTTCGTCAAGGACTCGCGCTCTGCAAGTCTTAACATTCTTGGCGCAGCAGAAGGCTTTCACGCCGTCTCAACTGCGGACAATCATCGGCAACATCAGCAGTAGCTGCAGTGAAGAGGCTGGGACCGTATCGTCGTGGGCGTTGCTGGCAATGGCAGCGTGCGCCTCGCAAGCGGCAGCGACAGATGACGCCTTGGGTCCTCACTGGCTAGCTGCCTGGCAAATAGCATCACGTTCGCTGAGCAACGCGTCAACATGCCGCAGCGCTTCGTTCACGCTTTCTGTGATGCTTCAGCTACGACTAGTGCCTAACGACAACATCATCGAGCTCATACAGCTGCTTACTCTAACCATGGACATCAATGGACCAACTTTGATGGCGGACTCCGTTTCTTTGCTTTTATCGCGCAGCCTGACCGCGGTCCAGCATGTTCAGCCAGGGGCTTATGCAAAAGCAGCCGAGAGCATGGCACTCTGGCTGTCGCAGAACTTCAATCCAGCCAAGTTTGACAACAAACCGTACGCCGCTATTTCATCATCTTGGGACGCCTCCGACGTTGTGGCTCTGATAGCTTCATGCCTGCATCAGCGCACACATCAAACACAAGCGCCTGGATTCAAGGTCTGGCACGCACCAGGCCGGGCGTGGCTGTTGTGCCAGAAACACAACGACCTAGTAGCCTATCTCTTGTTGTCTTCTTCCAAAGATACAAGCGTCACGAATCCTTCGCTCACTGCAACCTCCCCGGGCCCTGTGGCGATTTCAACACAGCTCGCTTATGAAAATGCAATCCTGAAGTATCTGACTGCCGAACTGATTGGCGCAAATAGCAAATGGGCTGCGGGAAATGCAAGCCGGTCGGGTTTCCAGCTGAGTCGCGATCAGTCTGTCATGCTTATGAAGGTATGCATAGCTTTGTGCTGTGTATCCTCCTGCCTGACTTTCAGAGATTTACGCGGGCAACAGGAACTCAAGAAGGAAGCCTACACACTACTGGAGTCGCTCCAGGATTACATGAGTAAGGCTAGTCAGGACGATACCAAGATGCACGATTGGCTCTCGACGTTGTCTACTGCATTCTGCGGACTTGGTACGTGCGACTCAAACCACGAGTATCAACCTCCAGCATGTGAAAGAATAGTGTGTCGTGCTCTCGTGGGGTCGACTCACAAGCAGCAGCACTCTAGCAGCCATGATTTCGACGACGATGACATGGACTTCGAAGACTCCTCAAACACCCAGGATAGTCGACAAGGCAAGATACTAGCCGGCGCCATCGAACTTGCAAACGATTACGACGGTACGTATAGCGAGACAGCGATGCGATCAAACGTTGTCTTGTATGCTACCGCCATCAACGCGCAAGATCAAAGTCCATCTGCCACGGCGATCTCAGCAGCGGTTGCGGACTTTTTACTTGCTCAACCTGACGTTTCGGTACTTTCAAGTCGAGTGGCGATCACTCTGCTTCCTAAGATTGGTGTGACGCTCAATGCTGCAGACTCTGAACGACTCTTGGCTTACTTCATGGACCAGTGGGCAAACTCATATCCTCACAGGCGGTCGGAGGTAGCACTTGGTACTATGCTCGACGTGATGTCGAGTCTCATGACGGCATGGACGGACCCCTCGAACAAGGCGCTGCATGGTCTCGGCGTGGACATTTACGATTGGTTCACCATGGCAGTATCTGTCGGCTTCCTTTCATCAAATACGCAGGTCAAACTGGCTAGTCTACTGCTGGAACTTTGTCACACAGACTCGGAGTTTGGTCAAACTGACAACGCAACATCTGTGAGAACAAATCTATTCAGCACGCTAAGCAAAGGGAGGATCGCACTTCAGTGGTCACTTGCTGGGCGCATTTCCACGATCTTCGGCTTGTTCGTGTTGTCGACTCATCCAGCCATGTTCAAGGACCTTCGAGACAGCCTATCGGATGATACGGAATGGCTTGAAGGTATAGCCATGCGCCTGTTGTTCCTATCCAAACTGGCAGCTGCCTGGCACACCCTGCGACGAGAGTGTGTATATGCATTGTTCGAGACGGCAGGCTTGGTGCCACACGCGCTTGAGCATACCGCTCACTGTCTGGGAGAGCTTGCTTCAAAACTACCAGCCAAGACACCACGCAAGCTCTTCACCATGTTCGCGCCACAGCTACTACATTCTTGGCTTGGCACTGAGCATTCAATCACGCAACTGCCATTCGCTGCATTCCAGTACACTTCGTTGACCGATCTGCTCGTCTCGAACCAGACCGAGGCGTGTGCTCAGATCTTGGTGCGCAAGTCCGAAGAGGGCATGAACATCATGACAAAAGCGCTCAAACTGATGCCTCCCGGCGTTATCAAAGGAAACTTTGCGAAATGCGCAGCGTATGCTATCAGCTATGATGTGCTGGAGCCATCAAACGGACCGACCACGTCTGAGCACGACAATCGCCTGAAAGAGATAATCAGCAAGGAAGACTATAGGACGTACATCTCGCAGCAGTTTCCAACGGTCCTGGGCTACTTGTACCTGCACATGCAGCAAGACGACCCCAATGACACTTGGCTAGTGAAGAGCGCTGATTTTGGTCAAGCCGCCGCAGCACTGGCGGAAATGAAGCAATACAGCTATTCCAAGCGTATGCTGCCAGTACCCCAGCAGCCATCGTTCAGAGCCAAGTTGCTTCCCAACCAGATACAGAGAGTGTGCAAGAGGGTTGGCCTGCAGCCCACCGCTCCTTGGACAGCCTCCTCGTTGACACTGGCGATCCGTATGCTACTCGACAACATAGATGAGACCATGGGTCCCTTACACTTTTGCATCATGATACGGCGCTTGAGGATACTGGTCTGCATGGCGGGCGAGGTGGCGCTAGCGGAGTTCCCACTCGAATTGCTGCTCCATTCGCTGCGCCCCTTTGTCAGCGACAGCGAATGTGCTGACGATACCATGGGCATCCTTCAGTATCTGATGCATCGCGGGCGCCACTACCTGGAGAAACATGTGCGCCTACTCACAGGCACTACGATGCTGCTAATCCTGCAGATGAGCAGGCACGCTCGCTCGAAGCAGAGTAGCACAACGCAAGAGACTCAACACGCGAACACCGTCCAGAAGATGCAAGACTTCCAGCGATGGCTGGTGAGGTTCCTGAGTGAGACCACAAATGAGCCTGGTACTGTCGCTATCGACACTGGGCTCACTACCGCGCTCGCGCAGCTGCAGCTCCCTGGCAACGCACGAGCTGGCAGCCCAGAAAACTTCATTCTGCTCTTTATCTTGAAGGGCTGGTCCTCAAGTACGTCGCAGCTGTCGGACACAGATGCTATTGAAGCCTTGAGATTGCTATCTGAGGGCTTCGCGCCTCCGCCGATAGTTTCCGACGACTGTTTGGGCGTTGACCACGAAGCCGTAGCGTATGCGCAGCAGCTTTGGGAGTGCACACAACGCCTGCCGGCGAACGATCACTTTCGTGCGTGGGCGTCTGGAGTGCTTGGTCGAGCATTCGCTTCCACAGGCACAGCACCGGTCGTGCGAAGACACGGAGAAGTCGCCATTCGCGAAAAGGTCGACCTCAGCGTGGCACGGGGTACCGGCATTTCGCAAGCAACGATCGTGGAGCATCTCAACAATCTTCTTTTCTCAAAGAGTCGCCTCGAAGCTGGCTTAGCTGATCATACGTTGCGGTGTCTGTATCAATGCCCGACCGATAACGGAGACAATGGAGACGAAGCCGTGGCTCTCGACAACATGCTGCCAAGCACGATTCACGCCGTAGTTGCTAATGGCGACTATGGCTACGAGCCTGCGTCGGCTACCGCAAGTATCAAAATCGTCGTTGATCAGAAGTTGCTTCGTCATGTTCTTGGTCAATGGCAGTCGGAAACTCTTGAAAGCTGGGCGATAAACCTTGTCACCACCCTGAGCCACTGGGCATTGGTCGTACCGATTGTGTCTACTTTGACCTCAATTGTTCAGAACGTCAACGGCCTTGCAATATCTCTGCTGCCGAGCATAATACACATTCTGCTGGTGAAGGAGAGTGACACAGGGATACTTCGCCAAGAGTTGTCTGCGACAATTGCCGAATGTCTCAGCGAAACCGCAGAAGCGATGCATTCCAAGCAACAATTCTTTCTGCGAGTATTGCTCTACCTGAAGAGCCAACCATATTTGAATGAGACAACGAAGATCGACCGCCTTCAGTGGCTTGATATCGACTGGTCGCTCGCAGCAAGTGCTGGCTCAAGATGTAATATGCCCACAGGCGCTCTGCTCTTGGCCGAGTTCGCAGCGCCCGTGCCAGATGCGAACAGACGAGCGTCCGCCCGACATTCAGTTTCTTTACTTCCTCAGGCCAAAGTGTCGGAAGACTTGCTCATATCGCTCTATCAGCAGCTCGAAGAACCAGATTCATTCTACGGAGTGCAACAGACAGCCTCACTGGACTCGGTGCTGAATCGACTAGATCACGAAGCAGATGGGTTCCGAAGCTTGATGTTTCGCTCTGCCCGAATGGACAGCCACATGCGGTCTTCACATCGACTAGTCGATAACGATGCAATCGGCATGGCTCGGTCGCTATCAGCCTTGAACTTCAACGGACTGGCGCTTGCGCTTCTGAAGAGTGGCGTGGGTGTGTCGGGCACTGCCTCAGACGACATCCTGTCTGCAGCACGGACACTGCAGCAGTGGGACATCACACCGCCTGATACACTCAACAGCGATTCCGCTACGACCTTTAAGGTCTTCCAGGCACTCAGCAGAGCTAGCGATGCTCGACAGGCCGATGGAATATTGAGGTCCGCAGTCGTTGACCATGCTCAGTCTGGTTTCGCTGGTGGATCCTCAATGATGCCACCCAAATCGTGGTTTCATGTATTGGCCATGCTTACAGAGTCGCACGAACTGATCACTTCGGCGGACCAGACTGCCATGGTTGCAAGGTGGCGTCTGATTCAGGCGCGCCAGGACTGGATGCAGATGGCCCGTTACGAAGACGTCAAACCTCTTCTGTCGAACCGTCAGACGCTTTTCGGAATGTTGTGCCAGAATACAATGTTACAGACCGCCCTTCATTTGACGAAGAGGCAGTGCCATGCTTTCGAAGCAGAGGCACTGCTCGATGTATCGAAGTTTGGTCGCGAGTATTCCAAAATCCAAGATTCAATTTCCGCCACCTCTGCCCTTGATGGGATGATAGAGAAGTACACCGCTACGAAGCTTAGTGTCCAAGCCGTGGTCAAATCTGAGACGGCATCGGTGCTTTGGGACGCTGGCGAGACTTCTGCATCTATAAGAATGCTCCGAGATACTTTGACCATGGCCGACATGGAAAAGCAAGATATTGCCGTTGGCCGAGCAGGTCTGCTTGCGCAGCTTGGACACTGTCTGGCCGAAGCTCGGCTGGAGAAGCCAGAAGATATCATGAGCAATCACCTCAAGCCTGCGATTGCTCACCTCAAAAGCAGGACAGAAGGATCGGAGGCAGGTGACGTTTTCCATGAGTTCGCCAAGTTCTGTGACCAAGAACTTCAGAGCCCGAGCAATAGAGAGAATCTCAGCCGAATTACCAAGCTACGACAGGGCAAGCAGGAAGAAGTGGATGCTATCAAGCTAGCCATTCGAAACGCAAAGCGAACAGGAGAAGACAGGACGACGCTTAACAGGTCACTGCGTGCGTCTCAGCAGTGGCTTGACATTGACACGCACGAAGAGACGCGGTTGAGAAATGACCGAGACAAGTACATCCAGCAAAGTCTCCAGAACTATCTTTTGGCACTTCACGCTTCGGACGAGCACGATATCTGTGTGCTGCGTTTCTTTGCCTTGTGGTTGGAGAATGCCGATGATAAGGAAGCCAATGGGGTCGTCTTGAAGTACCTGCCCGATGTCGCCAGCTGGAAGTTGGTGCTCCTGATGAACCAGCTCATGTCGCGGCTGGAGAACGAGCCATCGACGTTCCAGAAGGCCTTGCAGGCGCTCCTTCTGAGGATATTCACAGAGCACCCGCATCACAGCCTGCATCATCTGTTCGCAGCGTCATCGATCAAGCCTGCAGCCACTGATACAGCAATGACCTCAAGATTCGAAGCTGCAAGAGCGATCAACAGCATCATGGAAACCAGGCCAGCGCAAAAGGCCCTCAATGATCGCATCTTTCGCGCAGATCGGTACTATAAGGTATTATCCGAGCTGAAGCCAGAGCGATCGGGCAAGTTCCGCGTGAAAGATTACAAAGAAGCATACAGAGTCACGACGACCGTACCGACCATGCTCGTCCCCCCAGCGACCATCTCCGTTACTCTCAGGCCAAGCGGTGATTACAAGGATCTGCCCATCATCACCCGCTTCGACTCATACGGCTCTGTCCTAGGCGGTGTGAGCCAGCCGAAGATGCTCACGGCCACTACCTCTGATGGCAAGGAATACAAGGAGATCTACAAGAGTGGCGACGATGATCTCCGACAGGATGCTATCATGGAGCAGGTCTTCGAAGAGGTCAGCAAGATGCTGCGTAATCACAAGGTGACTCGACAGCGCGATCTGAAAGTTCGTACGTACAAAGTGGTCCCACTCACGACACGCTGCGGAGTGATTGAGTTTGTGGCCAATTCGACGCCAATCAATGACTACCTCAGAGCAGCGCATAAGAGGTACTATCCATCAGACTATACAGACCACAAAGCGCGAGAAATCATCAACTCGGTGGCGGGCAGCGGCAATGACACGCGCGTCAAAGAGTTCCGCAAAATCTGCGATCATATGCATCCTGTCATGCGGCACTTTTTCTTTGAGAAGTTCGACGACCCCGACGAATGGTTTGAGAAACGTACAGCGTACACGCGCACCACAGCCAGCATATCTATCCTTGGCTACATACTTGGTCTGGGCGACCGCCACTGCAGCAACATTCTGCTGGACACGAAGACTGGAGAATGTGTGCACATTGATCTCGGCGTCGCTTTTGAGGCGGGACGCGTCTTGCCAATACCTGAGATGGTACCCTTCCGTCTCACGCGGGACGTCGCGGATGGTATGGGCGTGACTGGCGTTGAAGGCGTCTTCCGCCGTTGCTGTGAATTCACAATGGACGCCGTCAGAGAGGACAAGGACAGCATCATGACACTGCTGAACGTTCTGAGATACGATCCGCTGTACAACTGGTCAGTGTCACCACTGCGAGCCAAACGCATGCAGGAAGCACAAGAGACGGCGAGAAGAGGTGGGCTTGAGCATGAGAATACGTCCAAGAAGAGGGAGTCTGAGGCAGGAGAGGCAGACAGGGCGTTGGCCATTGTGGAGAAGAAGTTGGAGAAGACGCTTAGTACGCCTGCTGCTGTCAATGAGTTGATACAGCAAGCGACTGATGAGAAGAATCTCGCGACGTTGTTCAACGGATGGGCGGCATTCTTTTAA